The candidate division WOR-1 bacterium RIFOXYB2_FULL_36_35 genome contains a region encoding:
- a CDS encoding molybdenum cofactor biosynthesis protein, with amino-acid sequence MKVGIITVSDKGSKGEREDLSGRAIKEIVKADSYEYCIVPDEKEDISKAIVDFVDNKSCNLVLTTGGTGLSCRDVTPEATSDIVDRLIPGISEAIRMESFKINKRAILSRALSGTRGKSLIINLPGSSKAVKECLEIILPVIPHALEILEKGSVECGRPS; translated from the coding sequence ATGAAAGTTGGCATAATAACTGTTTCGGATAAGGGATCAAAAGGAGAGCGGGAAGATTTAAGCGGTAGGGCAATAAAAGAAATTGTTAAAGCGGATTCATATGAGTATTGTATTGTTCCTGATGAAAAAGAAGATATCTCCAAGGCAATAGTTGATTTTGTAGACAATAAATCCTGCAATCTTGTTTTGACAACAGGAGGGACGGGCCTTTCTTGTCGTGATGTTACGCCTGAAGCTACAAGTGATATTGTTGATCGTCTAATTCCCGGAATATCGGAAGCTATACGAATGGAATCTTTTAAAATCAACAAGAGAGCGATTCTTTCAAGAGCGCTTTCTGGCACAAGAGGCAAAAGCCTGATAATCAATTTGCCAGGGAGCTCAAAGGCCGTAAAAGAGTGTTTGGAAATAATTTTGCCTGTTATTCCACATGCCCTAGAAATTTTGGAAAAGGGAAGTGTTGAATGCGGAAGGCCCTCCTAA
- a CDS encoding molybdenum cofactor sulfurase, producing MPKVKATCINKEKGRKFSTAQLNLIQNLGVEGDFHAKGGDRQVSLLASESIDEMRKKGLKLDDGAFGENIITEGLDLVSLKIGQHLKLGETEVEITKIGKECVARCQIYYQTGDCIMPREGVFVKVLAGGIVKKGDEIIVL from the coding sequence ATGCCAAAAGTTAAAGCGACCTGTATAAATAAAGAAAAGGGTCGAAAGTTTTCTACCGCACAACTTAACCTGATTCAAAATCTTGGGGTTGAGGGAGATTTTCATGCAAAAGGAGGAGATCGCCAGGTCAGTTTGCTTGCTTCTGAAAGTATTGATGAGATGAGGAAAAAAGGATTAAAGCTTGATGATGGGGCTTTTGGCGAAAACATAATTACAGAAGGGCTTGACCTTGTATCTCTAAAAATCGGGCAACATTTAAAACTTGGCGAAACAGAGGTTGAAATTACAAAGATTGGGAAAGAGTGTGTTGCCAGATGCCAAATTTATTATCAGACAGGAGATTGCATAATGCCGAGAGAAGGAGTTTTTGTGAAAGTTTTAGCTGGCGGTATTGTAAAAAAAGGGGATGAGATTATAGTTTTATGA
- a CDS encoding molybdenum cofactor biosynthesis protein C, translating to MKNKFSHTDKQGKAKMVDVGNKAVSKREAVAKGSIFLSKETIKLIKENQIKKGDVLTVAKIAGIQVAKKTSELIPLCHPLLLDDISIDCTIFHNHVEITSTVKCTGKTGVEMEALTAVSIALLTVYDMCKAVDKNMKMGDIVLCQKLKRPV from the coding sequence ATGAAAAACAAATTTTCTCATACAGATAAACAAGGCAAAGCTAAAATGGTTGATGTTGGAAATAAAGCTGTTTCTAAAAGAGAAGCAGTTGCCAAAGGGTCTATTTTTCTATCAAAAGAGACTATTAAGTTAATAAAAGAAAACCAAATTAAAAAGGGTGATGTTTTAACTGTCGCAAAGATCGCTGGGATTCAGGTAGCAAAAAAAACATCAGAATTAATCCCACTATGCCATCCTTTACTATTAGATGACATCTCAATTGATTGTACAATATTTCATAATCATGTAGAAATTACTTCTACTGTGAAATGCACAGGCAAAACAGGGGTTGAGATGGAGGCATTGACGGCTGTTTCCATTGCGCTCCTTACTGTTTATGATATGTGTAAAGCGGTTGATAAAAATATGAAAATGGGAGATATTGTATTATGCCAAAAGTTAAAGCGACCTGTATAA